tacaatattttggggaacacaataccaccacatagttACTTGTAAATTCTGATCTGTTTGGAATTAATCTTGTGTGCACTGTGATGAATGGACTTAACTTTATCTTTTCCCATATGCATTTCCAGTTGTCCTAGGGGAAAAAGTATGAAAaagttcccccttcctccttaaGATAGTTCCTTACTGTGCATCCTTAGTTTCTGCTTGCAGTTGGGTCTGTTGTAAgatgtttgtgtgtttacatgggtccGCTGGCTCGTCCACATGCTCCTGTTACAGTTTGACAGAGCTTATACCAAGCCCTTCTTGTGGTGGAGCTATTTCCTCTGCGCTGTTGCTCTGCTTTTCAATCTTGTTTGATCTTCCAGGTGAACTTTAGAACCAGCATATGCAGTTCCAGGGTCCTTTGCAGTTAGCTTCAGTAGTTCAAGAACAGTGTTTTCACTCATAAAGTCGACTTAGGGAAAAGTTGTGTTATTCTGAGCTTCTTCTAGTGTTTGATGTGTCTTTGCATTTTCTCAGGTCTGCTCTTGTAACTCTGAGTTGTTAGGTTTATGCTGTCtagatcattttaaaaattactttgctGCCATAAGGGCTATTGCTTTTCTACCTAATCTTTAAATtgggcttttgtgtgtgtgtgtatgtatatgtgtgtgtgtgtgtgtgtttgtgtgtgtgtgtgtgtgtgtgtatgaaggctGTCATTTCACAGTCTGCTACTTTAGTGAATTATCTTATTGCTTGTTGTTTATTCATTCCTTATAGGCCTTTTTGGATTTTGGAGTCCTTTCCTCTGAGCATAGAaaatggtttgtttctttttttccatggtTATCTGATTGCCTTCCTTTGCCGTCACACTCGCGTCTTCAGCATTGGTGTCAAGAGGCCGGCAGGTGGAGGGTCTGTGTTGTGCTTCCCTTGGAGCAAGGGGCACCTCTCCTACTCCTCATGCGATAAGATGATGGTTTCTGGcctgagaaaatgtattttatcgTTTTTAAGGAAATAGCTGTCACTTTCTGTTTCATAGagtattttaaaacatgcataACTGTTGGCTTTTGCCCTTTTTGCATTATTAGTGATaatcagtatttttcttttagattcattaatacaatatattataatattatgatAATGGAATTTCTAATATTGGAATTAGTTTTGAATTCTTAGGGTAATCCCTATGAGTTTTTGGTACactgctttctaaatatatgTTCGGATTTTCTTTGTTATAATAATTTTTTGCTTATTGAAGATTTTGAAATTGAGTTGGGTTATTGTATTAGTTTTACAATGCGTTTGAAAGTTTTTCTTCTCTTACCTCTGAAATTGTATAGTCTTggaattactttatttttaaagatctgaAAGACTTCCCTTAGTTTCCTATCCTTCTTAATACCAAGCTCTGAGATCTTGGTACTTCTGCATGTAGTCTCGGCACACAGACAACTTAACATACAATTCTTCTGTAGGTGTGTGTAACTTCTGGAATCTATTGTCTAGGCAGTAAGGACAGGAAAGTGACTGTGCATGTTCACTATAGGCTGAGTTTTTCCCTCAGTATTTTTGACTTGTACTTAGTTGAGTCTTTGGGTACAGTGCCTGCAGATAGAGAGGGCTGGCAGTGTTTGTGACCTGTGCAGTCTCCAGAGGCTCCCCATGTGACTGTTGAATGCCTTCCTTGGGGTGCTGGACATTCTTTGTGGTCTGAGTTTGACTTATtatgacttatttttcttttcctgtaggtATGGGGCGGATGTTGATGTCAACCATCACCTGACTCCTGACACCCGGCCCCCTTTCTCAAGGCGGCTTACCTCCTTGGTGGTCTGCCCTCTGTACATCAGTGCTGCCTACCATAACCTTCAGTGCTTCCGGCTCCTCCTGCAGGCTGGGGCAAATCCTGACTTCAATTGCAATGGCCCTGTCAACACACAGGAATTCTACAGGGGCTCCCCCGGGTGTGTCATGGATGCTGTCCTGCGCCATGGTTGTGAGGCGGCCTTCGTGAGCCTGCTGGTAGAGTTTGGAGCCAACCTGAACCTGGTGAAGTGGGAATCTCTGGGCCcagaggcaagaggcaggaggaagatggACCCTGAGGCTCTGCAAGTCTTTAAAGAGGCCAGAAGTAAGTGGCCTGAGCTCAGTGCTCTCCTGTGGTCTGGAGTTGATTGAACCAGTGAGATGTAAtagtaactaaaacaaaaacagggcctGGAGGAACGGCTCAGATggtgagagcactggctgctcacaactgtccatgGCTCCAGTTGGAGgaggccctcctctggcttctgcaggcactgcatgtgtggtgaccagacacacatgcatgcaaacccCCGTACACATgggaataaataagtaaatcttaaatacaaaacaacaaccctCCAAAAAGAATTCCAGCCAAGCGCTTGATTAGAGCCCTTGATAGGGACCAGTAGTTCTGCAGAAGACAGCCTTGGGTGTTtcgccctcctccctcctctctcctccctccctccctccccagggctgggattacagtgtgggCCACTCCTCCCCATTTCTTTGGGAGGGTGAGTCCCTGTGCTATCACGGCAAGTACTTTACCTTTAACTCTCTCCATCCCCAGGTGGTTATTTTGACATTCCTAAACCCCTAAAGCTGATAACCAAAGATCTATAGAAGTAGATGTATGCTTTCAAAGTTCTTAGAATTATATTCTCTAACTTTTTTGCTCTGATTTTTGACCCCATCCCTAGCTAAtggtttttttttcacattttttcctttttatttttttccccttaatttctTAGATCATTGTACTAAGTGATGGGTTGcatgtcattttctttaaaaatatttttaatatatctatttatatgtgtgtgagagaagcatgcacatgccatagcatgcgtgtagaaggcagaggacaacttacaggagtctattctttctttctttctgccacaTGGATCCCACGGGTTGATAAGCGTGGAAGTAGCATTcttccctctgagccatctggtTGGCCTATCACGATGTTTTCATTCATGGGTCattatgtttctttcttcctcatctttgCCTGTCACTTGTCGCCAGGCCGGGAATAGCTCAGCAGGAATCAGCCACATTTGCCTTCTCTGCCCTTCTTACCCGTCTTTCTCTTcacctgtgtttttctctttttaagatttatttatttattatgtaaacagtgttctgcctgcctgtatgcctgcacaccagaagaggacactagatctcattacagatggttgtgagccaccatgtgggtgctgggaattgaactccggtcctctggaagagagccagcgctcttaaccactgagccatccctctagcccctcTTCATGTGTGTTTTAATGAAGTTATAAGCTCATTTTCTAGAGCCCTTTCTTTTTTAGTTCCACTCAAATAGCCTTAGAGTGAGTTGTGTGGTAATCCGTTTTTGTTAAAATGAAATCTGGAGTTTGCTTATTTGTGTAGTGGGATTTGCCAAGGAATTGCTAAGTCATTGTCAGGAGAGTTTGAACTTTACCTGTGCTTGTATTTGCTGTCAGTGCCCTCTCTGGAATTCAGAAATCAACCCGTGTGTCTGTCCATTTCCTGCCGTCTtgtcagaggacagctgaagGGCTTGTCCTCACTCTCTTATTTCCCGAAGAACGTTGATATCAGTGTGTTTTTGTCGTCTGTACCCATGCCAGTTCACGGAAACGTGTTCTTGGTCAGCCTTTCTCCAAGTTGCGGGCTGACGGCCGGGTGGGAAGCAGACTGAAGGAATGAAGCTGCTGTGTCCACAGCTTTTAttgtccccttctcctcctcctgaagCAGGGCTTGGCTGTGTCTCTGAACTGGAGCAGGACTGTCAGCCTAGTCTCTGGTTTCAAGTCCTGCACACTTGGTGTCCCAGGCCTCCTTGCCCCTGCTGGGACAGAGCAAGAGTGAAGGTCATTTGCTCTCATCTGTGGGGTCTCCTGTGGGCAGGTTAGATGGAACAGATAGCAAGGCCTCCTTGCCTCCGGGGCCTACTTGGCTCTGAGATTAGGAAGTTGTGTCCACTGTGGTCAGCTTTGGGCCTTTAGAACTAGGCTAGAATCAACCTTTTCCCTTCACACTCTCCAGGCGTTCCCAGGACCTTGCTGAGTTTGTGCCGTGTGGCTGTACGAAGAGCTCTTGGCAAATACCgactgcatctggttccctcgcTGCCGCTGCCGGACCCTATAAAGAAGTTTCTGCTTTATGAGTAGGATTCAGATGCAGTGTCGGCTGCAGTGAGGACGCCCATCATTGCGGTGAAGTTGACACAGACTCCTGCGTCCTGTGAACTGGGTCCTGCGCTGCCGGCTTGTTCCCTGGCTGTCCGTGAAGATGAAACGTTGGATTGTGGTTCCGTCTCAGGTGCTTGGGCCACCGAACACTCCTTGAGTCATCGTCAACGGAGAGGCGCATACACACTTAATTTTGTTCTTCAGTATCTCTGTTTTGGATTTGTACTGTTATATGTTAATGAAATGGGCTGTGAAATGTGTGCAGTATGTGGTGAGCTTGCAAGCCTCGTGGTAGCCCTAGTGGGGAAAGGTTGTCTTTTCCAGAGTTATGCTTCTATTTATGTTCCTACTTTGCAGTTTGATTGTTCTCTTAAGGTCTGATATCCAAACAAGAAGAGTTGTGGTAAGAAAACATGTAGGGAGCAGAGATGCAGTTCCTGCACTTGCTAGTCTGTTTTCTTGCCCGCgtttgtctgtctgtgctgtCAGATGCATAGCCCTTCTTGCCGCTGCCACACCCTCTCAGGAGTGTCTTCACTCCAAGATGGTTTCTTGGCTGCAGACACTGCCTCCAGGGAGGTCCCAGCACAGCCTCTGCAGTGTAGCACCTGTCCTGGAAGGGTTTTTTGATGGATATCTCACCCTGGGGATCTTCAGACCGGGATTCCCTTTAGGAGGCCCACCTGGAACTAGCCAGGAAGTGACTGCCCACATTCAGACCAGGGATCATCCCAATAGCACTCACTGCCAGTCCTCACAGGATGACACGACACTGGGGTGCTCCATGCAGGCCCTCCCATACAGAAAGTGGGAACTGTATCGGCCACCTGGGTGGCTCCAGGCTCCAGCTGCTTGGCCCGCCAGGCTGTTCCTCCCTCTTTCTGGTCCAGTGCCTTGTGGGCACTCCTAGAGATCTTTCCCCGTCTTGCCCAGGGTTGTTGGTGAGTGAGAGAGATGAGCTTGTTGCAGGTGTGAGGGTCATGTGCAGGTGGGTCAGGAACTATGCATTACCTTAAGCATCCTCAGGTTGCTCCTGTTTTGGTAAAGTTGTATTTTGTCATTTTGAGCCTCTTAGGACTGTTGTATGGATCTGTGCTGATTGTAGACTTGAGAATATTTAGGCACAAGCAGATGTTAAATCTGTTTAGATTTTGGCCATAAAAGAAATCTAACTTGTAATGATACTTTACTGTTGTACTGTCATGTGGTTTAGCTGACCAGACGGGCAGTGATGGTCATCGTATTTTGTGGATGGATTTCCAAACCTCGTCCTAGTGTCTCAGAATGGCcctgtgcagcagcagcagcagcagcaccaagcCGATCCAAATGCACTACATGGAGTTCTAGTGGGCCTTGCCCAGCCCTGGCCAGTGAGTACTGTCTCTGGGGAGAATGAGCTGGGCCAGAGCCTgcacctccccagccttcccccagctGTTCTGTAGGTGGCCCAGGCCTCAGCTCTTCACTGGGCCATGAGTAGCTTCCCCTGTGCTAGATTTTTCAGAATCTCAGCACTGTGAGGTTCTGCTGCTTGTTCAAAACTTCCAGCTGGTGAACCTGAATGTGAAACGGCATTGGTGCTGACTGAGGACGTTCTTCCTTGTTTCCAGTAGCTCCGTGAAAGTACCGCGTTTGGTGGTTAACCAGGATGAGGGACGGACGGTGGGAAAGAGCAGCACCATTGCCGTGAGCAGCTCCGGTTCATTAGAGGCAGGCACCAGGGGAAGTTGATGTGGCCTTGGAGAGGACTGCCGCTTTACTCGGCAGGCTTGAGCGCTGGGTACCTGTGCCCTCCCAGCATGCAAATGCGGCAGACCTGATGAAACTGCTGCCTTCTGGTTGAGCCGGCCCTGGCAGAGGAGCTCAGTGGCCCAGAGGGAAGGAGCCTGACGGCTGTCCCTGCTCATCTGAGGGGCGTCTGGGTGATGGTTGCTGTTCCTGGGGCAGCCTCTTGATTTAAACAGAGGCTTGTGCCTTGAGTTGGCCAGGCAGGCTGGAGTATGGCTAGTACTGATGCCTCAGAATTTGGTGTGCTTTTAGACATTTTTCCAGAAATCTACCATTGTCATACATTTTGTAGCTATTTTACTTGTgatatttgcttgcttgctcaatttatttatttatttatttacttatttatttacttacttatttattcatatttttcttccatAAAAGGGCTTAAGgtggagattcttttttttttttttagatttatttatttatgtgtacagtgttttgtctgcacaccagaagagggcaccagatctcattatagatagttgtgagccaccatgtggttgctggggattgaactcaggacctctggaagagcagccagtgctcttaacctttgattcatctctccagcctcctcttgttttgttttgatattaggTAAATTTAGGCGAAAATACTTGTTAGGTAGGTAATTAGCAATTTTCAAATGTTGACCATTTCTGTTATTGGGCTTAAGGACCATCAGTTTCAGAGTTTTCCCTCTGCTCTTTTGTGCATGATTTTTcaatgtaaaattttttttttttttttttttttttggtttttcgagacagggtttctctgcgtagttttgcgcctttcctggagctcacttggtagcccaggctggcctcgaactcacagagatccgcctgctaaaattttttctgaaagaaaaagtaatgaGTATGGTtctgagcagagaaaaacatgCCTGAGAGCTGCCCCGCCCCAGCCAGTTCTTGGGGCTGTGCAGGCCCCACTGCAGACAGGAGGACCTTCCCGCTGTGCCATTCAGTGGACTCTGGTGAGGTCCTGTGAAAACTGACACAGGCGAGGACTTTGGGAGGGGGCTCTGTCACTCGGGAACGACCTCGTGGAAGTGCACTTACTGTGGGGGCCGGAGGTCTGGAGATGCAGGGCTGACCTCTGGTGAGGCCCACAGCTCATCCCAGGAGAGCTGTGCAGGGGGAAGGATAAGGACAGCATGTAACACTCGAGGAATACACTTATCCTTACCGACGACATCCAAGACCTTTGCGTGGACTAACGTTCCTGTGGAACGTTGATGCTTTTTTCACGGTTAATTGCAAAAGACCTAGCCTCAACCATCACTTCACGCAGACATTCCAGCATCTTCTCGACTATATAATGGTATATGTTATTGGCTTGAAGTGTGCAATGGGGTAGACAGGCCGTAGGGGTCTAAAAAGGTGGCATGGGCAACTTACAAGACAGTTTCCTAAGAATCATCACATGCTCTCGAAGTTGAATCCAAAGGAGATTaggtttttgtgtgtatttgttttgtgttttatcacGGAGCTCTGTCATGCTTCGCTGAACCCCTGCACAGCTCTTCCTATGCGGCATGGCACAAAAAGCCTGTGCAGGTGACGCTGGATCTGACCAGTAGGGTACATCAAACACTAGAAGGCAGCAAATTTGGGCACCTACTTTAAACTCCATGAAGCCTGTCCTCGCCACTGGAGGTGCAACAGGCATTACAGCTCTTACCCACAGTCATATGGCCTGGGTCGCACCAGGTGTATCTCATGAAACTCAGATGGCGAGTATGGCCTGAGCAACGTCCGGGACGTAGTACCATTTTAGGATATGGACCTCCTACCACCTTCCCCAGATCCTAATCGCTCTTAAGTTGAGGTCCAGACTTTCCATTTTAGGACCAGGTACACTTTGCTCGACCTCAGACCAGTTTTCGCTAGGTGAGGGAGATGGTGACTCTAGTCCCTAACATCAGGCGCCTCTGGAGAGACAGTGGCACCATAGGAagtggcttattaccttcactgTGCTTGACGCAGCTATGTATGCCCCTTGCCCCACCTGAGGCAAAGCAAATTCTGGCTCGCGATAAAATACACCGGTGCGCTGATGGGGGGTCTAAGGAAGCTGTTCCTTCACCTCCCACAGGTGATTCCTGGAGAGCTgagcagtcatttttttctcttttttatttttttttttgttttcattttttttggtttttttttttttttttttttctcttggttttttgtcttttttttctattttattgcttttttttttttatctttttatttttttttttgggggtggctGGGCGATGGTGGGAATTTCTTGCCCTTGCTCAATTCCACTCACTGCTCTCTTTCTTCACACACTTGGTTGTGCAGATGACGTATCAGTGTCGT
This genomic window from Peromyscus leucopus breed LL Stock chromosome 13, UCI_PerLeu_2.1, whole genome shotgun sequence contains:
- the Asb1 gene encoding ankyrin repeat and SOCS box protein 1, which encodes MAEGGSPEGRAGPGPAGPNLKEWLREQFCDHPLEHCEDTRLHDAAYVGDLQTLRNLLQEESYRSRINEKSVWCCGWLPCTPLRIAATAGHGNCVDFLIRKGAEVDLVDVKGQTALYVAVVNGHLESTEILLEAGADPNGSRHHRSTPVYHASRVGRDDILKALIRYGADVDVNHHLTPDTRPPFSRRLTSLVVCPLYISAAYHNLQCFRLLLQAGANPDFNCNGPVNTQEFYRGSPGCVMDAVLRHGCEAAFVSLLVEFGANLNLVKWESLGPEARGRRKMDPEALQVFKEARSVPRTLLSLCRVAVRRALGKYRLHLVPSLPLPDPIKKFLLYE